A stretch of DNA from Candidatus Binataceae bacterium:
GCGACAGCCGCGAATTGATGTGCGTTGCCGGGATGGCCGCCGCAGCTTTGGCGGCTTTGGTGGCGCGAGCCAAGGGCGCGCCTCGCGCGGGCGCGGCGGCGCTGGCTTTGGCCAGCATAGTGGGGGTCAGTTTATGGATTGGAGTATTGCGCCCAGGGCTGGCCGAGCAGCGCAGCTTCAAGACTTTCACCACCCGGATGGAAGCGATTACCGCCGGCCGGCGGGTTTATTCACAGACCGCTCCGGATTATGAGATCTCGTTTTACTATGGCCGGCCGCTGCTCGCTTTAAGCCAGCTTGCCGCCACCAGTGGGGTGCACGATTCCCGCTACATCCTGCTGTGGAGTGACACTTTAGCTGGGATGGGCCCGCGCGCGCAGCATTGGCCGGTCCTGCTAAGTTCGCCGGTCACCGAAGAACATCGCCAACTAGAGCTGTTGAAAATCGATCAGAGTTCGTTTGAAAACGGCCGAGCTGGTAAATAAAGATAGCTTGACCGGTCGCTGATTGGTAAAAGTACAGGCAATTCTTTATGGCAGTATATCGAGCTCAGCTACTAGCTTCCTTTGCGTTGCGGATGCTCATTTCGTTGGCATTACCGGTTTGGGGCGTGGTAATGATCGGCCTGGGGGTGGTGTGGGCCTCGGGGTGGTGGGGGGGGTGCGGTGTGGCGGTGCTTGGGGTGGGATTGTTGCTGGCGCTGGGTAACCCGCTGGCTGATCGTGCCTTGCCCGAGCTGTAATCCGAAAGCCATCGGGCTAATGCCGAATTACCCAGGTTGGCCCATCTTACGTCAATGCCGATCTATGAATACGGCTGTCGCCGGTGCGGCTGGTCAGGCAGTAAGCTGGTGCGCACCAAGCGCGTATCGCCGCCTTCCTGTCCTCAATGCGGTCGGCGTACTCGCCGTCTGATGTCGTCATTCGCGGTAGTGGAAAGCGAGGCGGCCCGGTTGAATCGGTTCGATCCCGCCAAACCCACCGGTCCCGAGTTCTACAAGGATGCGCGCAACGTAGGCCTGTGGGCCCAGAAGCGGGCGCAGCAGATGGGGGTAGAGCTGGGTGCGGACTTCCAGGCCAAGGTCGAGGATGCGCGCAGCGGCAAGCTGATCAAGGATTTGTTGTGAAATGAGCGCCCAACGGCGCGGGAGTTAACGCGGTGGTGATTGAAGAAAAGGATCGGCTAGGGAACAAATTGCGCGATCTAGAGAAGGCGCGCGAGGACCAGTGGGCGGCCCAGCGCGACAACGAGCTGTTGGAAAAAATTCGCCAAAAGCGCCAGGAGCTGCAGCAGGCTGCTTCGGAAGCCGCCAGTCAGGGAGTGGCGATTTGTCCCCATTGCCATCAGGCCTTGACTCCGCTGGAGCGTGCCGGCTTTCGGATGCTTGCCTGTCCGCAGAACGACGGCGCCTGGCTGGACCAGAAGGTGCTGGAGCGCTTGCTGCCCAAGTAAAGCTGCGCCTTGTTGTAGCCCGCCAGGCTCTATGAGGTAGCAGCAATTGCGATCGCGGGCTTTGGGATGGCGTCGCGACCTTTGGCGGGCACCACTAGAACTGCCATCACACCGCTTAAGAAGAATGCGCTCGCAGCCAGCTTGAAGCCTAGAGCATAACTGCCGGTGGCATCGAAGATAGCGCCTGCGATCAGGGGTCCGACCGCCTGTCCCACCGACACCATGCTGCGAATCAAGGCCGATAGCGTGCCGTAACGGCGCACTCCCAAGGCTTCGGCGATGAGCGCGGAAATGACGCCGTTGTGCGCCATTCCTATCCCCCACAGCACCATCCAACCGGCCACTGGCAGTACGCCGGCCTGGGCGTGACTGGCGCTCAGCAAGGTCAGCACGCTGGCGCCCAGGAACGCGAAGCACACAGCCAGGATCGGTCGGGTCCCAAAGCGGTCGGCCAGCGCGCCCCAGACAACCCCGCAAATCGGTAACAACAGTGCTTGCCCGCCAAAGAAAGTCGCGGCGGTGGTGGCCGAGTAGCCATTGCCGACCAGAAAAGCGACCAGATGAAAAAACACTGCGCCATCGCCCATTTCGGAGATCAAAGTGAGGCCGAACAGCATCCAGAAGGCGGAGGTGGCGAGCGCTTTGCCAACTTCCAATCCCGCCATTTCCTGCCCGGAAGCAAGTGAAGCAGTGTTGGGGTTGCCCCGCACCAATAGGAAACTGACCGGCGCGGCCAGCGCAAGCATCGGTGTGCCGATGGTCATCAAGCCCCAGCGCCAACTGGCCAGCGCGACGATTTCGGTGACCATCCGCGGTGCGACGAACATTCCCAGCCCCAGGCCGAAGGATGCCAAGGAAGCGGCCAACGCGCGGCGGCCGGGAAACCATCGGATTGCGACCACGACTGCGGTGATAAACGAGGCTAGCCCGATGCCGCATCCGATTAGCGCGTAACAGCCGATGAGAAACGCCAAATCGTGGGCCCGGCTCGCCAAAAAACAGCCCGTGCCCGCGACCAGGCATCCCGAGCCCATCACCCACCGTGCGTCCATCCGATCGACCAGCCAACCAGCGAACAGGGAGGTACAACCCAAAGACAGTTCGTAGGCGGTAACCAGCCGGGAGACTTGGGCATGGGTCCAGTGAAATTCGCGCAACAGCGGCGGGATCAAAACGCCGATGGTCGAGACAGTAGGACCAAACATGAAGACCTGCACGAAAGCGACGGCGCCCAGCACTAACCACTTCGTACGCTTCGGTGCCATTGCCATTCTCCCCGGGGGCGTGGGTTGTCGCCTATGCGCGCGCTCCCTCGGATCCCAGCGGCCCGTATTTAAGCCGCTCGCATCATAGCTCATTTGCCGCGAAATGAACGCAGCTCTGAGAAGGGAATGCCTCTGCGACACACAAAATGCCGGACAGGCTGTCAATAAGTGAAAGCGATATGCCGCTACAAGGCTGCATGAGCAACTTGGCGGCGGCCAGCATCGCACCGGTGCGCGGAGATGGAGCTGTGCCGGATCATTTAAAACCGATCCCGGTCAACTGCTGGAGCGAGGTCCCGCCGGTGCTGTTTACCAACACAACCGACAGGGGCACCACGTTGCTCAAGCTCCCCATACCGGAAACCGTGGCCGAGTAACCGAAGCGATGCGAGTTGCTGCTGCCGCAGCCGGCCAGGGCGACCGCCAACATCAGGCCGCCCAATGCGATCAGCGCGGCGCGCCGCCGGGTCCGACGCCTCAGCGGTGTCAGCATCAGCCCCAGCATCAGCAAGCCAGCGCCCAAAGGCGCCAGCGGACCACCCGGGCCGAAGCGGTCGCCGCCCAACTCAACCATTGATGCATAAACCACTCGGCTGGCCAGCGCCGCGGCGCCGCTTGCGGTTTGTGCCGTGACGGTAAAAGAGACCGTAGTGCCGGGGCTGACGACGATCGGCGGATTGAACGCCAGCGCGTTGCTGGTCGCGACTGGCGAGATGCTGGCGCTCCGCCCGACTGAGCCGGCGGTAACCGTCAGCGACGCCAGCGCTGCGGGATCGCTGGCCGCGATTACTACGGTGCCGATTTGCTGCGCGCTGGGGGTGACATTGCTGTAGCTGAAGGAGCCGGCGTTGACGCTCTGCCCGGCCCCGGCGTTAACTTGCGGCAGAGGGGGCGCGACGATAGTGCCCGCCTGCTGGTTGGGTAGCGGCGTCGGCAGCGCGCTTGCCGTTGCCGTTGGCGTGGGCGGGGCGGGAGTGGAGGTCGGCGTCGATGACGGCGTGATGGGGGCCTGTGTCGGAGCCGGGGTCGCCGTAGGTGACGGCGTGGTGGTGGGCGATAGCGTAGGCGTTGCCGACGGGGTTTGAGACGGTGTCGAACTCACCGTCGGGGTTGGGGTTGGAGTTGGCGTGGAGGATGGCGAAGGGGTCGGGGTCGGCGAAGGGGTCGGCGTGGGTGAAGCAGTTGGTGTCGCGGTGGGCGTCGGAGTTGGAGATGGGGTCGGGGTTGGCACGTTGTAGCTGATGGTTCCCGTCGCCGGAGTGCCGGAGGTACTGACCGTGTA
This window harbors:
- a CDS encoding zinc ribbon domain-containing protein, coding for MPIYEYGCRRCGWSGSKLVRTKRVSPPSCPQCGRRTRRLMSSFAVVESEAARLNRFDPAKPTGPEFYKDARNVGLWAQKRAQQMGVELGADFQAKVEDARSGKLIKDLL
- a CDS encoding zf-TFIIB domain-containing protein, whose protein sequence is MVIEEKDRLGNKLRDLEKAREDQWAAQRDNELLEKIRQKRQELQQAASEAASQGVAICPHCHQALTPLERAGFRMLACPQNDGAWLDQKVLERLLPK
- a CDS encoding MFS transporter; translation: MAPKRTKWLVLGAVAFVQVFMFGPTVSTIGVLIPPLLREFHWTHAQVSRLVTAYELSLGCTSLFAGWLVDRMDARWVMGSGCLVAGTGCFLASRAHDLAFLIGCYALIGCGIGLASFITAVVVAIRWFPGRRALAASLASFGLGLGMFVAPRMVTEIVALASWRWGLMTIGTPMLALAAPVSFLLVRGNPNTASLASGQEMAGLEVGKALATSAFWMLFGLTLISEMGDGAVFFHLVAFLVGNGYSATTAATFFGGQALLLPICGVVWGALADRFGTRPILAVCFAFLGASVLTLLSASHAQAGVLPVAGWMVLWGIGMAHNGVISALIAEALGVRRYGTLSALIRSMVSVGQAVGPLIAGAIFDATGSYALGFKLAASAFFLSGVMAVLVVPAKGRDAIPKPAIAIAATS